In Aerococcaceae bacterium zg-252, the genomic window CAATTGAGTGATTATGTACCTGATAAAGAATACGGTATTTTGATTTCAAACCCGCCATACGGAGACCGTTTATTAGACGAAGAAAAAGTTCACGAACTCTACCGTCAAATGGGGGAAGTCTATCGCAAAATGCCAACATGGAGTAAATACATTTTAACTAGTGACGAAGCATTTGAAACCTATTATGGTGAAAAAGCTACTAAGAAACGCAAATTATATAATGGTGCGTTAAAGGTTGATTATTACCAATTTTGGTCAACAACCAAACAATAATTTCGATTTTATTAGTCTCAGTCCCCCTAACTTTAAGGGCCACTGAGACTTTTTATTTTTTTGCTAACAAAATCATAACCACCCGTCTAACGGGTGGTTTGAACAGGGGCTATAAGCCCAAAAAGCCAGCCAGCGCCTAAAGACGCTGGCTTTCACTTTGTTCAAGCCTTATTGCTCTTGACCCGTCACTCGCCTCTCAAAGAGGCGTTTGTATTACTTACCACTATCCCTAAAGGGATTTTCATATTCCTTCACACTCAATTTATCCAAGGCTATATCATGTTTCTCTTGCTCTTGAATATATTTCTTTATCGTGGCTTCATTTAATCCCACCGTACTCACATAATATCCTTCTGCCCAAAAATGTCGATTCCCAAATTTATATTTCAAATTTGCGTGTTTATCAAACATCATTAACCCACTCTTACCTTTTAAATATCCCATAAAACTCGATACGCTTATTCTTGGTGGAATACTGACCAACATATGTACATGGTCCGGCATCAGATGTCCTTCTATAATTTCGACTCCTTTGTAACTGCATAATCGTCGAAATATTTCTCCTAAACTACTGCGATATTGATTATAGATGATTTTTCGTCTATACTTTGGGGTAAACACAATGTGGTATTTACACATCCACTTTGTGTGCGATAAACTATGTGCCTTTTGTGCCATACATTTTCTCCTTTCACTTTACAGTTGGCTTGAACACCACTATTGTATCGCGTTTGGAGTTTTTTTTGGTATAACCGTCGTTGCGCACCCGCATAGCGGGTGGTTTATTTGTCACTCACCTTACGGTGCGTGACGGACTAAAGTCACAAAAAAAAAAAAGCTCTTGCGAGCCCTTTTCTGTGATAGATTGTTATATTTTTTAGGAGAGAGAGTTATTGTAATTGGGTGAATCATCGCTTTATCAATTTCTTTTAGGCGACAAATCTATTAGTTAATCTATCACTTTATGTCATCATTATATTCCCTAAACCTAAAATAAAACTAAAATGATGAACTAATTTTTATTCAATCACATCAATAAGTGGCACAATTTCGATTCCCTCATCTTGAAATGCTGTTCGAATCGCTTGTACAAAAGCTAATGCTTTTTCTCCGTCACCATGCACACAAATAGAATCTGCTTTAATCGCAATTTCCTTACCATTCACACTCGTCACTGTACCTGTTTTCACCATTTGAATGACACGAGTAATCGCTTCGTGCTCATCATGAATCATCGCTCCTGATAAATGACGTGCTACTAAAGTTCCGTCATCATTATACCCACGATCAGCAAACACTTCACTCGCAACCTTTAAACCACAGTCTTTAGCTGCACGAATCATTTCACTACCAGATAATCCTAAGAATATTAAATTCGAATCAAATTCAGCGACTGCCTGTGCAAGAGCCAATGCTAATTCGTAATTTGTCGCTGCCATATTATATAAAGCACCATGTGGCTTTACATGTTGGAGTGCTGCACCATTCGCCTTAGCAATCGCAGCCAATGCTCCTAACTGATATAGCATATAGGATTTAGCTTCCTTTGGTGTAATCATCATCTGACGGCGTCCAAATCCTTGTAAATCTGGTAAACCAGGGTGAGCCCCTAGCCCAACCGATGCATTGCTGAGTAATTGAATCGTATCACCCATTACTAGTGGATCTCCTGCATGGAAACCACAGGCAATATTCGCTGATGAGATGAGCGGTGCTAATTTGTCATCTTGCCCGATAGTATAAGCACCAAAACTCTCACCTAAGTCTGCGTTTAAATCTACTTTCCACATTTTACACTCCCCCTTTCTGCTTTATTCCGGCTCCAATGAGCTGAAATGACATCCACTTCAAAACGCTTATTGTCGCACTATGTTTATTCCGGCTCGCTTGGGCTGCCTCGACGTCCACTTCGCATAGCTCTTGAAGTGCTTATGCACTTCTGCGACCTCCGCTCCAGTGATTCGAGGAAAAGCGCCCTCGCTCGCACTATATTATGACATCATTCGTTCTATAAATCCGGTGTCTGCTCTGCCTTCAACGAAAAGTGGGTGGCGTAATAATTGATATTGAAAATCTAAATTCGTTTCGACACCGATAATCACCATTTCATCTAAAGCAGAACGCATTTTTAATATTGCTGCTTCTCGTGTCGGTGCGTGAACTAAAATTTTCGCAATCATCGAATCGTAGTCAGCTGGAATACGGTACCCTGCATACAACGCTGAGTCCACTCTGACTCCATTTCCAGCAGGAAAATGCAGATGCTTCACTAGCCCTGGATTTGGCATAAAGTTTTTTTCCGGAATTTCTGCATTAATGCGACATTCAATCGCATGTCCTTGCAGCTGAATCGATTCTTGTGTAAAACTCAATGTTTCACCATTCGCAACACGAATTTGCTCGATAATTAAGTCCAGTCCAGTCACTAATTCCGTTACACCATGCTCAACTTGAATACGAGTATTCATTTCCATAAAGTAAAATTCACCTGACGAATCTAAAATAAATTCAATTGTCCCAGCATTTGTATAACCAACAGTTTTGGCAGCTAAAATCGCTGCTTCATTCATCGCTTGGCGAGTTATTGCATTAATCGCAGGTGACGGTGATTCTTCAATTAATTTTTGATGATTTCGTTGCACCGAACAGTCACGTTCACCTAAAGCAGTCACATTACCATGTTCATCTGCCATAATTTGTATTTCCACATGCTTTGGATTTACAATATAACGTTCTAAATACATCGCATCATCACCAAAGGCATTGATTGATTCCCTTTGAGCAATATTAAATAATTGCTCAAATTCATTGGCATGATGTGCCACACGCATACCTTTTCCACCGCCACCGGCAGATGCTTTAATCATCACTGGATAACCAATTTGTTTGACTGCTTCTACGGCACTTTCGACATCATGTAAAGTTCCGTCTGTCCCCGGAACAATTGGGACACCTGCTAATTTCATAGTTTGACGCGCTCTCGACTTATCTCCCATGCGTTCCATCACTTCAGCAGTTGGGCCGATAAATTTGATACCATGTTCTTGGCATAGTCGTGCAAATTCCGGATTTTCCGATAGGAAACCAAATCCTGGGTGAATCGCATCAGCTCCAATATTGAGTGCTGCCGTCAAAATGCTTTCCTTGTTCAAATAGCTATTACGAACTGGCCCCTCACCGATACAAATACGTTGATCAGCCAACTTTACATGTAGACTATCTTGATCTTCCACTGAATAAATAGCCACACTACGAATGCCCATATTGCGACAGGCACGAATAATCCGAACTGCAATCTCGCCACGATTGGCAATTAAAACTTTTTTAATCATACACTATTCCTTTCTCAATACTTGAACAGTTGATTAGCGTTTTTTGATACGAAATAGTGGCTGTCCGTACTCAACCTTTTGCTCATTACTTACTAAAACAGCTTCAATTTCACCGTCATAAGGACTTTGCAATTCATTCATTAATTTCATTGCTTCTATAATGCAGACCGTCTCGCCCTTTTTCACCGTATCACCAGCACGTACATAGGCTGGAATATCTGGACCAGAAGCAGAATAAAAAGTTCCTACGATTGGCGAAGTAATATATAATTCTTCTTCCACCTCTTCTTCTGCTATCTCATCGCTTACTTTTGTCATAGCAACATTCGGTAGAACAGCAGCACTACCTACTTCTCCTTTACGACTCATCGCAATCTTCAAGTCTCCTTCTTCAATTGAAAATTCCAATAAAGACGAAGCCTCCACGACTTCGATTAATGCTTTAATTTTTTCTAAATCCATTTTTCGTTTACTCCTCGTCTAATCCTGTTTCTTATCAAATAAAGTTGCCACTCGTTTTGCCACAAGACGTACATCTAGTACTTCTTTACTTGGTTGATGTATTTTCTCACGCATTCGATTAAATTCTTTTTGTTCAGCTTGCAATAATTGTTGTGCCTGCTCAATCGTAATAGCAACAAAACGTACTTTATGATCCGTTTTACGCTGAACCAATTTAGGAATATCCACCGATGCGATTGTCGCCATTTTAGTATATCCTCCAGTTGTTTGGCGGTCTGCCAAGAGAACAATTGGCTTGCCATGAGCTGGTACTTGAATAGCACCAAATGCAATTCCCTCTGAAATAATATCGGCTGATTCTTTATGTGCAATATAAGGTCCTTCTAATCGAAATCCCATACGGTCAGCGTCACTGGTCACTGTATATTCTTCAGATAAAAAGGTTTGACGACCCTCTTTCGTAAAATATTGGTCTTGCGGCCCCATTACAACACGAATAACAGCCTCTTCTTGATTAAATTCATCAATGTCCAAAGTACGAGATAAGAAATAAGGCAAATAACGACGTTTAATACGGAAACCAATATAATCATCTTCTTTCAAACGACGTCCCTTAAAACCACCAATCGCACACTTAGTATTGGTAGAGCGACTTCCCATAACAACTGGAATACTCAAGTAGCTTGAAAAGGCAATGTAACCCCTTGTCCCAGTTCGTGCACCTTGAAATGATAGCACATCACCTTTATTCATGTATATCGCCGTATACATGGCTGCTGGCTCTCCATTTATCAATGGCTGAAAATCCCCACCAGTAATTGCAATAATCGTTTCAGCCGTAAATTCTAATGTCGGCCCAGTCAAAGTAAATTCTAACACTGCCTCATTTTCAGGATTATCAATTAATAAGTTCGCAATTTTAAATGAACGAACGTCCATTACACCGGAAACACCAAATCCTTGACTTTGATAGCCCACTCGGCCTAAATCTTGAACCGTCGTATACAAACCTGGTTTTAAAATACGAATTCCCATTTTTAAGCCTCCTCTTCAATAACTTGATATTCATAGGTACCATTCGCAACCATTTTTGCAATTGCCACAAATTCCTCCGGAGAAATTGGCACAAAACGAATATAATTGCCTGCCTCAAACAAAATCGGCTCTTTTCGAATTGGGTCATACGTTTTAACTGGAGTTTGTCCAATCAATTGCCAACCACCTGGTGAAGTCAATGGATAAATTCCTGTTTGCGAACCACCAATTCCAACACTACCTGCTGGAATCGCCATTCTTGGATTGGCTAAACGTGGTGTATGAATCCGTTCATCTAAGCCACCTAAATATGAAAATCCTGGTAAAAATCCTAACATATAAATTAAATAATCAGGCTCTGTATGCAAAGCAATGACTTCGTCTACACTCAAGTTTGCATTTTCAGCAACAAATGGTAAATCCGGCCCATATTCACCACCATAACAAACTGGTATTTGATAAATTCGCTTAATACGTTTTGCTTGTGATAGTTCCATTTTTAAAAGTGATTCCACTTTTTTGACAAGCTGCTGATACCGAATCACACGTGGATCGTAGTTGACTAAAACCGAACAGAATGCTGGAATTAAATCAACGACACCCTCAATTCGTTGTTCACGCATTAATTGCACAAAAGCACTAATACGATGATTCATTTCAGGAGTAATCGTTTGCTCCCAACTAATTAATATCGCCGCATCTCCTTGCGTTTGTATTGTTACATTTTCCATTATTTCACCTTTTCTATCGGTATTGTAGTAAGCATAAGAGAGTTTCCCCAACACTTACACTATATTAAAATAATTGAGCTAAATTTCCTAATGATTGAATGCCTATATAAGCAGTTAAGCAGACTACAATAATTCCAGCAATCAATAACCAAGTTGGGTGTTTATAATCATCACCCATAATGTCACTACGTTGTGAAGCCACTAAACAAATACCTAATGTTACCGGTAAAATTAAGCCATTTAATGACCCGGCAATCACCAATAATGTAGACGGACTACCTAACAATGCCATTACAACTGTTGAAATAGCAATAAAGCCAATAATCACCCATTTTTCATGCTTTGCAACTGGCTGAATTAACGTCTTTAAGAAAGATACTGAAGTGTAAGCTGCTCCAATAATAGACGTAAGAGCTGCCGATAATAAAACTAATCCAAAGAAACGATAACCCAATTCGCCAGCACCTTGACGAAATGCATCAGCAGCAGGATTCGCTGTATCTAATGTTACACCTTTGACTACCACACCTAAAATCGCTAAAAATAAGAAAATACGAACAATTGATGCAATTCCAATTCCCATTATAGAACTTTGTGTAATTTGAGCTAAATTTTCTTTCTTCGTAATACCAGCATCAATTAAACGGTGTGCTCCAGCAAACGTAATATATCCCCCAACTGTTCCACCTAGTAAAGTTAAGATAGCTGGAAATAAACTTGACGCTGGTACACTTGGTAAAATCGTTTCTTTTAATGCCAAACCAACTGGTGGCTTAACAATTAAAATCACAATAAAAATAACAGCAATCATAAGACCACCTAATATTTTCGTTAAATTATCCATTGCTTTCATCGCATTTTTTAATAAAAACAGAACAATTGCTAACCCACCTGCTAAAAAGTATCCAATTGATGTTGGAATACCAAGCAATGCATTAAATCCTAGTGCCGCTCCACCAACATTTCCGATATTAAAAACAAGACCACCTAACACTACTAAAGCTGCAACAAAATAACCTAAACCTGAAAATAAACGATTTCCAATATCTTGCCCACGCATACCACTCACACATAGCACACGCCAAACGTTTAGTTGAACAATCATTGCTAATAATATGGTAGATAAAATAACAAATCCAAAACTTCCTTGTAAATCACTTGTAAACTTTGCACTCTGAGTTAAAAAACCCGGTCCAATTGCTGAGGTTGCCATAATAAAGGCAGCTCCTATTAAAGTACTTGTATTCTTCCTTTTATTCATAATAATTCCCCCTCGTTCTATTGATTAGTACGATTATAAGGGTATGAATTTTTATAGTCAATTTTAATGTTACTTGGTATGTAATAAAATATAACATGGATTGTGTGGGGAAAATAGCTTTCAACTAATTAGCTCGGTACTGTTCTTTAAATAGATATTACGCATTCCTGAACCTAGTTCATCATTCAAACCAATTTCTCTAAACACATTTGAAATCATTGACTTTTAGAAAAACATCTAAATATTTCCTACACAAAATTTATTGTGTATATAAAACCACAAACCGAATTGAAATGACTTTCATCTTGTCATTCCAATTCGGTTATAATTTAATTCATATCTTTTTTTCTACTACTATTACTTCAACTTCTCCAACGTCGCCATTAATAATTGGTTAACAACTTGTGGATTAGCTTGCCCTTTAGTCGCTTTCATAATTTGACCGACAAAGAAACCTACTGCTCGGTCTTTACCATTACGGTAATCTTCCAATGACGCTTCATTTTTACTAATAATCTCGTCGATAATTGGTTGTAATTTCGCAGGATCGCTTAATTGAACCATACCACGTGCTTCAACGATTTCTTTCGCATCGCCACCTTCAGTCGCTAAAATCTTGAAGAGTTGTTTAGCAATTTTAGATGAAATCGTGCCGTCTTCAATTAATTGAATCATTTGAGCTAAGTTTTGTGGTGTTAAAGCAATTTCTTCTAATGTTTTCTTCTCGCTATTTAAGTAAGCCGACACATCACCCATTAACCAGTTTGATGCCAATTTAGCATCTGCACCAGCTTCAACCGTTGCATCAAAGAAATCAGACATTGTTTTAGACAAGGTTAACACCATTGCATCATAATCAGGCAATCCATATTCCCCAGTATAACGTGCACGACGCACATCTGGCATTTCTGGAATTGATGCTTTAACTGAATCAATCCACTCCTCACTAATGTGTACAGGTGGTAGATCTGGTTCTGGGAAGTAACGATAATCAGCTGCCCCTTCTTTCGTACGCATTAAAATCGTTTTACCAGTTGATTCATCATAACGGCGTGTTTCTTGTTGAATTTTATCACCAGCTAATAAAATTTGTGCTTGACGTTTTTCTTCAAATTCTAATCCTTTACGCACAAAGTTGAATGAGTTTAAGTTTTTCAATTCTGTTTTCGTACCAAATTCAACTTGACCAAATGGGCGAATCGAAATATTACCGTCACAGCGTAATGAACCTTCTTCCATTTTCACATCTGATACTTCGGTATACATAATTTTTTCACGTAATGCTTCTAAAAACGCATAGGCTTCTTGTGGTGAACGAATATCTGCTTCGGTAACAATCTCAATTAATGGTGTTCCTTGACGGTTAAAGTCCACATAAGAGTATCCGTCTGTACCATGCGTATTTTTACCCGCATCTTCTTCTAAATGCACACGTTCAATGCGAATGCGACGTTTATGTCCGTCTACTTCAATATCAATGTATCCATTGCGTCCAATCGGTAAATCCGCTTGAGAAATTTGGTAAGCAGTCGGATTATCTGGATAGAAATAGTTTTTACGGTCAAAACGCATTTGACGAGTAATTTCGCAATTTAATGCCAATGACGCACGCATACCAAACTCGATAGCTCGCTTATTCATTACCGGTAAAGCTCCAGGATAACCCCAGTCCTTTTC contains:
- the accC gene encoding acetyl-CoA carboxylase biotin carboxylase subunit; its protein translation is MIKKVLIANRGEIAVRIIRACRNMGIRSVAIYSVEDQDSLHVKLADQRICIGEGPVRNSYLNKESILTAALNIGADAIHPGFGFLSENPEFARLCQEHGIKFIGPTAEVMERMGDKSRARQTMKLAGVPIVPGTDGTLHDVESAVEAVKQIGYPVMIKASAGGGGKGMRVAHHANEFEQLFNIAQRESINAFGDDAMYLERYIVNPKHVEIQIMADEHGNVTALGERDCSVQRNHQKLIEESPSPAINAITRQAMNEAAILAAKTVGYTNAGTIEFILDSSGEFYFMEMNTRIQVEHGVTELVTGLDLIIEQIRVANGETLSFTQESIQLQGHAIECRINAEIPEKNFMPNPGLVKHLHFPAGNGVRVDSALYAGYRIPADYDSMIAKILVHAPTREAAILKMRSALDEMVIIGVETNLDFQYQLLRHPLFVEGRADTGFIERMMS
- the tnpA gene encoding IS200/IS605 family transposase, which translates into the protein MAQKAHSLSHTKWMCKYHIVFTPKYRRKIIYNQYRSSLGEIFRRLCSYKGVEIIEGHLMPDHVHMLVSIPPRISVSSFMGYLKGKSGLMMFDKHANLKYKFGNRHFWAEGYYVSTVGLNEATIKKYIQEQEKHDIALDKLSVKEYENPFRDSGK
- a CDS encoding divalent metal cation transporter, encoding MNKRKNTSTLIGAAFIMATSAIGPGFLTQSAKFTSDLQGSFGFVILSTILLAMIVQLNVWRVLCVSGMRGQDIGNRLFSGLGYFVAALVVLGGLVFNIGNVGGAALGFNALLGIPTSIGYFLAGGLAIVLFLLKNAMKAMDNLTKILGGLMIAVIFIVILIVKPPVGLALKETILPSVPASSLFPAILTLLGGTVGGYITFAGAHRLIDAGITKKENLAQITQSSIMGIGIASIVRIFLFLAILGVVVKGVTLDTANPAADAFRQGAGELGYRFFGLVLLSAALTSIIGAAYTSVSFLKTLIQPVAKHEKWVIIGFIAISTVVMALLGSPSTLLVIAGSLNGLILPVTLGICLVASQRSDIMGDDYKHPTWLLIAGIIVVCLTAYIGIQSLGNLAQLF
- the pxpB gene encoding 5-oxoprolinase subunit PxpB: MENVTIQTQGDAAILISWEQTITPEMNHRISAFVQLMREQRIEGVVDLIPAFCSVLVNYDPRVIRYQQLVKKVESLLKMELSQAKRIKRIYQIPVCYGGEYGPDLPFVAENANLSVDEVIALHTEPDYLIYMLGFLPGFSYLGGLDERIHTPRLANPRMAIPAGSVGIGGSQTGIYPLTSPGGWQLIGQTPVKTYDPIRKEPILFEAGNYIRFVPISPEEFVAIAKMVANGTYEYQVIEEEA
- the gatB gene encoding Asp-tRNA(Asn)/Glu-tRNA(Gln) amidotransferase subunit GatB; translated protein: MNFETVIGLEVHVELKTDSKIFSTSPAHFGAEPNTNTNEKDWGYPGALPVMNKRAIEFGMRASLALNCEITRQMRFDRKNYFYPDNPTAYQISQADLPIGRNGYIDIEVDGHKRRIRIERVHLEEDAGKNTHGTDGYSYVDFNRQGTPLIEIVTEADIRSPQEAYAFLEALREKIMYTEVSDVKMEEGSLRCDGNISIRPFGQVEFGTKTELKNLNSFNFVRKGLEFEEKRQAQILLAGDKIQQETRRYDESTGKTILMRTKEGAADYRYFPEPDLPPVHISEEWIDSVKASIPEMPDVRRARYTGEYGLPDYDAMVLTLSKTMSDFFDATVEAGADAKLASNWLMGDVSAYLNSEKKTLEEIALTPQNLAQMIQLIEDGTISSKIAKQLFKILATEGGDAKEIVEARGMVQLSDPAKLQPIIDEIISKNEASLEDYRNGKDRAVGFFVGQIMKATKGQANPQVVNQLLMATLEKLK
- a CDS encoding LamB/YcsF family protein; protein product: MWKVDLNADLGESFGAYTIGQDDKLAPLISSANIACGFHAGDPLVMGDTIQLLSNASVGLGAHPGLPDLQGFGRRQMMITPKEAKSYMLYQLGALAAIAKANGAALQHVKPHGALYNMAATNYELALALAQAVAEFDSNLIFLGLSGSEMIRAAKDCGLKVASEVFADRGYNDDGTLVARHLSGAMIHDEHEAITRVIQMVKTGTVTSVNGKEIAIKADSICVHGDGEKALAFVQAIRTAFQDEGIEIVPLIDVIE
- a CDS encoding biotin-dependent carboxyltransferase family protein, whose protein sequence is MGIRILKPGLYTTVQDLGRVGYQSQGFGVSGVMDVRSFKIANLLIDNPENEAVLEFTLTGPTLEFTAETIIAITGGDFQPLINGEPAAMYTAIYMNKGDVLSFQGARTGTRGYIAFSSYLSIPVVMGSRSTNTKCAIGGFKGRRLKEDDYIGFRIKRRYLPYFLSRTLDIDEFNQEEAVIRVVMGPQDQYFTKEGRQTFLSEEYTVTSDADRMGFRLEGPYIAHKESADIISEGIAFGAIQVPAHGKPIVLLADRQTTGGYTKMATIASVDIPKLVQRKTDHKVRFVAITIEQAQQLLQAEQKEFNRMREKIHQPSKEVLDVRLVAKRVATLFDKKQD
- the accB gene encoding acetyl-CoA carboxylase biotin carboxyl carrier protein, which translates into the protein MDLEKIKALIEVVEASSLLEFSIEEGDLKIAMSRKGEVGSAAVLPNVAMTKVSDEIAEEEVEEELYITSPIVGTFYSASGPDIPAYVRAGDTVKKGETVCIIEAMKLMNELQSPYDGEIEAVLVSNEQKVEYGQPLFRIKKR